Proteins encoded by one window of Swingsia samuiensis:
- the dnaA gene encoding chromosomal replication initiator protein DnaA, translating into MENAQYLNANASAPNDANSLEASWHKVRSKLKNEVGEVEYRTWLRQIVLGPLEEGELTLYLPTRFLRDWVRSQYEERLQTLWRSERNDVEGVELQVKRGLPEISPAEDLEEELNADTESSTAPSASPLNEIKNDLAVPLDPRFTFDSFVVGKPNEFAYACARRVAEKPSSPGFNPLFLYGGVGLGKTHLMHAIGSELTKTGHVSVAYMSAEKFMYRFIGAIRSQSTMEFKEQLRSVDVLMIDDLQFLIGKDNTQEEFFHTFNALVDAGRQIIVSADKSPSDLSGLEDRLRTRLGCGMVADIHATTFELRISILEAKAKASGTHVPEKVLEYLAHKITTNVRELEGALNRLIAHADLVGRPVTLDTTQDVLKDMLKAHDRRVTIEEIQRKVAEHWNIRLTDMSSARRARAVARPRQVAMFLAKQLTSRSLPEIGRKFGNRDHTTVMHAVSRVAELMEQDTSFAEDVELLRRMLEG; encoded by the coding sequence GTGGAAAACGCTCAGTATCTGAACGCTAACGCCTCTGCCCCTAACGACGCAAATTCGCTAGAAGCTTCTTGGCATAAAGTTCGCTCCAAACTTAAAAATGAAGTCGGTGAAGTTGAGTATCGGACGTGGCTGCGTCAAATCGTTCTAGGGCCGCTTGAAGAAGGTGAGCTCACTCTTTATTTGCCAACCCGCTTTTTAAGAGACTGGGTTCGCAGCCAGTATGAAGAGCGACTACAAACCTTATGGCGTTCCGAAAGGAACGATGTTGAAGGGGTGGAGTTACAGGTAAAACGAGGCCTTCCTGAAATTTCTCCTGCAGAAGATCTGGAAGAAGAACTCAACGCCGATACGGAATCTTCTACTGCCCCTTCTGCATCACCTCTTAATGAGATTAAAAATGATCTAGCTGTCCCGTTAGATCCACGCTTTACTTTTGATTCTTTTGTGGTCGGCAAACCGAATGAGTTTGCTTATGCCTGTGCTCGGCGCGTTGCAGAAAAACCATCCAGCCCTGGTTTTAATCCATTGTTTTTATATGGTGGTGTAGGGTTAGGTAAAACACATTTGATGCATGCCATCGGCTCCGAATTAACTAAAACGGGTCATGTCTCAGTAGCTTATATGTCTGCTGAAAAGTTTATGTACCGGTTTATTGGAGCCATCCGATCACAATCAACGATGGAATTTAAAGAACAGCTTCGTTCTGTAGATGTTCTTATGATTGATGATCTGCAATTCCTTATCGGCAAAGACAACACACAAGAAGAGTTTTTCCATACATTCAATGCACTTGTAGATGCTGGTCGACAGATTATCGTTAGTGCAGATAAAAGCCCATCCGATCTTTCAGGGTTAGAAGACCGATTAAGGACCCGCTTAGGATGCGGCATGGTTGCTGATATCCACGCGACAACCTTTGAACTCCGTATTTCTATTCTAGAAGCAAAAGCGAAAGCATCTGGTACACATGTGCCAGAAAAAGTTCTTGAGTATCTTGCTCATAAGATCACAACAAATGTTCGTGAACTTGAAGGGGCTCTTAACCGTCTCATTGCGCATGCTGATCTTGTTGGGCGTCCCGTTACGCTCGATACAACGCAAGATGTCTTAAAAGACATGCTTAAAGCACATGATCGTCGTGTTACAATTGAGGAAATTCAACGAAAAGTTGCTGAGCACTGGAACATTCGCTTAACAGATATGTCGTCTGCGCGTCGCGCTCGAGCTGTAGCACGCCCTCGCCAGGTTGCTATGTTCTTGGCAAAACAACTAACAAGCCGTTCACTTCCTGAAATTGGGCGTAAGTTTGGGAATAGGGACCATACGACGGTTATGCATGCGGTCAGCAGGGTTGCCGAGTTAATGGAGCAAGACACTTCCTTTGCTGAAGATGTCGAACTTCTACGCCGAATGTTAGAAGGATAA
- the dnaN gene encoding DNA polymerase III subunit beta: protein MKFKVDRTLLQRALAHIHGVAEKRNTIPILANVLLSYEDEHLRLTATDMEIAIVEEIAASGSTSGSTTVPAAVLFEIVRKLPDNIEIEFEHPESDAPLAIRAGRYATSLNVLPVDDFPAMVAGDLPHHFLLPATTLRGLIDRTKFAISNEETRYYLNGIYIHVDDSGAHPTLRAVATDGHRLARVETDVPEGARGIPGVIIPRKTIAELRKLLDEGATDVEVSLSDTRIQFQVGTVLLTSKLIDGTFPEYERVIPKGNDRLLRVTKKDFAAAVARVAAISQERSRPVKLAMSHNLLTLSAISPDQGIAHEELDENTVTYGSEPMEIGFQARYLTDITDQIDVEVEFSFAESSAPTLVRDTSDENAIYVLMPMRV from the coding sequence ATGAAGTTCAAGGTTGACCGCACCCTGTTGCAACGAGCTCTCGCACACATCCATGGCGTTGCAGAGAAGCGGAATACCATTCCTATTTTGGCGAATGTTCTTTTGTCATACGAAGATGAGCACCTGCGCTTAACGGCAACCGATATGGAAATTGCAATTGTTGAAGAAATTGCAGCATCCGGCTCAACAAGCGGCTCAACAACTGTTCCTGCTGCGGTTCTATTCGAAATTGTTCGTAAATTACCGGATAATATCGAAATAGAATTTGAGCACCCTGAAAGTGACGCCCCTTTGGCTATTCGGGCAGGCCGCTATGCGACAAGCTTAAATGTCCTTCCTGTGGATGACTTCCCGGCTATGGTTGCGGGAGATTTGCCACATCATTTTCTTCTCCCAGCAACAACTTTACGCGGCCTAATAGACCGGACAAAATTTGCGATCTCGAATGAAGAGACACGCTATTATCTCAATGGTATTTATATTCACGTTGATGATAGTGGAGCACACCCAACTTTAAGAGCTGTTGCCACAGACGGTCACAGGCTTGCACGTGTTGAAACGGACGTTCCTGAAGGAGCAAGAGGGATCCCAGGGGTAATTATTCCACGGAAAACCATTGCTGAACTCCGTAAATTATTAGATGAAGGTGCAACAGATGTTGAAGTATCTTTATCTGATACACGTATACAATTCCAAGTTGGAACTGTTCTCTTAACCTCAAAACTCATCGACGGCACTTTTCCAGAATATGAACGCGTCATTCCAAAAGGGAATGATCGCCTCTTACGTGTTACAAAAAAAGACTTTGCTGCGGCCGTTGCTCGTGTAGCCGCCATTAGCCAAGAGAGATCTCGCCCTGTTAAGCTTGCGATGTCTCATAACTTGTTAACCCTCTCTGCGATAAGCCCTGATCAAGGCATTGCACATGAAGAATTAGATGAGAATACCGTTACGTATGGTTCTGAGCCCATGGAAATTGGTTTTCAGGCACGCTATTTAACGGATATAACTGATCAAATTGATGTTGAAGTTGAGTTTTCTTTTGCCGAAAGTTCAGCACCTACGCTTGTGCGTGATACAAGCGATGAAAATGCGATCTATGTTCTTATGCCTATGAGAGTATGA
- the recF gene encoding DNA replication/repair protein RecF (All proteins in this family for which functions are known are DNA-binding proteins that assist the filamentation of RecA onto DNA for the initiation of recombination or recombinational repair.), translating into MKLNRLTLTNFRNYQRSVWTPQSHISVLTGENGSGKTNLLEAISLLGPGKGLRGASLHTLCNSNAQEWGIAADITSRFDHFLLATGSSLTEKKRRNFQLNGSSIRSQAEIASFFPSVWLTPQMDRFFTEGAGGRRRFFDRLVMALSPDHARQMAAHEKSIASRNRILAEREHESQWLNSIEDSIARHAVAASAARLLLIEKMNEHPFQSSQFPQSLLHVNCLIIDKLLRLPALEVEDWLRSSLKKSREKDKLKNTSSFGAHKADFFVSDKATGRHAELSSSGQQKAMLIGIILSHARLIEANKGVTPAILLDEPLLHLDQQKRESLLTSLTQFQTPIILTGTDPEPFLSLSTKAQFFRVQNGQIHST; encoded by the coding sequence TTGAAACTAAACCGACTGACACTTACCAACTTTCGTAACTACCAGCGTAGTGTCTGGACACCCCAGAGCCATATTTCTGTTTTGACGGGAGAAAATGGCTCTGGGAAAACAAACCTTCTTGAGGCCATATCTCTCCTTGGGCCTGGAAAAGGCCTAAGGGGGGCGTCATTGCACACCCTCTGCAATTCAAATGCTCAAGAGTGGGGTATTGCAGCAGACATTACTTCACGCTTTGACCACTTCCTTCTTGCTACCGGCAGCAGTTTAACAGAAAAAAAACGACGTAATTTTCAATTGAATGGCTCATCCATTCGTTCACAAGCCGAAATCGCTTCATTTTTTCCAAGCGTTTGGCTTACCCCTCAAATGGATCGGTTTTTTACTGAAGGTGCCGGAGGAAGGCGACGTTTTTTTGACCGGCTGGTTATGGCTTTATCACCAGACCATGCACGACAAATGGCAGCCCATGAAAAATCTATAGCAAGCCGCAATCGCATTCTTGCAGAAAGAGAACATGAATCTCAATGGCTTAATTCTATTGAAGATTCAATTGCGCGTCACGCTGTAGCGGCTTCAGCTGCACGGTTACTACTCATTGAAAAAATGAATGAACACCCTTTTCAAAGCAGTCAATTTCCTCAAAGCCTTCTTCATGTAAATTGTTTGATTATCGATAAGCTATTACGTCTGCCGGCACTTGAGGTTGAAGATTGGTTGCGTTCTTCTCTCAAAAAATCCCGGGAAAAAGATAAACTTAAAAATACGTCTTCCTTCGGGGCCCATAAAGCAGATTTTTTTGTGTCTGATAAAGCAACAGGTCGTCATGCAGAGCTTTCAAGCAGCGGCCAGCAAAAAGCTATGCTTATTGGCATTATTCTCTCACATGCTCGTTTAATTGAAGCAAATAAAGGAGTTACACCCGCCATTTTACTTGATGAACCATTGCTTCATCTTGATCAGCAAAAAAGAGAAAGTCTTCTTACCAGTCTTACACAATTCCAAACGCCGATCATCCTCACAGGAACAGATCCTGAGCCTTTCCTCTCTTTATCGACAAAAGCGCAATTTTTTCGCGTTCAAAATGGGCAGATCCACTCAACTTAA